In Aspergillus nidulans FGSC A4 chromosome II, the genomic stretch TTCTTCCAATTAGGTATATATTCGCTAATATGCATATTATAGCCGTGAATTATCGACTTAAGGAGGACGATATCGCTTATATATTTACTCATTCTGACGCCGAAATTATCATCGCTGACAAGGAATActtgccgctgctgtcggCCTATAGAGCAGCGAAGCCGCATGTTCGTGTCATTTTGGATACAGATACAGATGCAACAGAGGGCCAACTTGCGGGTCCATTTGACGAGGCTATTCTCGAGGGGTTGAATTATGACCGGGATACAGGCAGAAAGGGCTGGAGTGCTCTTGAGAGCCAAGCCGCgtctgaagatgatgttATTGCGCTGGCATATACCAGTGGGACAACGGCGCGCCCGAAGGGAGTGGAATACACTCATCGTGGTTGTTATCTTGCTGCTATGGGCAATATCATTGAGTCTGGGCTCAACTTTCAAGGACGGCGCTGTAAATACTTGTGGACCTTGCCTATGTTTCATGCTATGGGTAGGTTTTGACAGTGAGATTTGTTTTCACTTGCCTCTGACTAATGCTCGATTTCTAGGTTGGACTTTCCCTTGGGCCGTTACTGCAGTGCGCGGGACTCACTACTGCCTGCGCAAAATCGACTATCCGCAGATCTGGAAACTTCTCAAGCAAGAGGGCGTCACCCACTTTAATGCGGCTCCAACGGTGAATACGTTGCTTTGCAGCTCTCCTGAAGCTGAGCCGCTTCCTGAACCAGTCCATGTTACAGTCGCAGCGAGCCCGCCAACACCTCATTTGTTCGAACAGATGACGGGCTTAAATTTGCATCCAGTTCACGTTTACGGTATGACGGAGACTTATGGACCTATCACTAAAGGGTACTATATGACGGCCTGGGAAAACCTCCCTCGCAAGGAGAAATTTGCGCGAATGGCACGGCAAGGGCATGGTTTCCTGACCAGTCTTCCAGTACGGGTCATCCAGACAGAGGTGCCTGAGGGCACCATCATTGATGTCAAGCAGGACGGCAAGGAGATTGGTGAGATTGTGTTTGTCGGGAATATCTGTGCCAGGGGCTACTATAAAGACCCCGAGGCTACGCGGAAATTGTTTGCTGGCGGAGTCCTCCATTCAGGAGACTTGGCTGTCTGGCATCCAGATGGGGCCATTCAGATTCTTGACAGA encodes the following:
- a CDS encoding putative AMP-binding domain protein (transcript_id=CADANIAT00004463) — encoded protein: MSTAKSRLSSLLGHFQQPLDANSTATPAPVNSFKNVNFHTLSPTFFLPRAAAIEPDHLLILVVMRKAEAIYHITANNQVLRRTYQETADRARGLAYFLKKHGYKRVGILCPNTPAFLESIFGIAAAGAVNVSVNYRLKEDDIAYIFTHSDAEIIIADKEYLPLLSAYRAAKPHVRVILDTDTDATEGQLAGPFDEAILEGLNYDRDTGRKGWSALESQAASEDDVIALAYTSGTTARPKGVEYTHRGCYLAAMGNIIESGLNFQGRRCKYLWTLPMFHAMGWTFPWAVTAVRGTHYCLRKIDYPQIWKLLKQEGVTHFNAAPTVNTLLCSSPEAEPLPEPVHVTVAASPPTPHLFEQMTGLNLHPVHVYGMTETYGPITKGYYMTAWENLPRKEKFARMARQGHGFLTSLPVRVIQTEVPEGTIIDVKQDGKEIGEIVFVGNICARGYYKDPEATRKLFAGGVLHSGDLAVWHPDGAIQILDRAKDIIISGGENISSVALESMLVTHPDILEAGVVAVPDSHWGERPKAFVTVKPGRQLKGKDVVDWARNTSGISKFMVPREVEVVAELPKTSTGKLRKNVLREWAKDGSRS